One part of the Halostagnicola larsenii XH-48 genome encodes these proteins:
- a CDS encoding PstS family phosphate ABC transporter substrate-binding protein, translating to MSRDAERQADWVSRRKYLLASAGVGAAGLAGCLGSGSSDSGSSDTLSAEGSSTVYPISNTGSSYWNSNSPPDDGEYWGSSDESTVPGWDQIETDKNIADYFAGLYGFEATGERSNPPFSTQVALSHSGTGCEAVRDGLVDIGNSSGPITAELDISEDERDENYVDHVVGRDGQPVFVSQEIYDSGVEQLTGEEIRGIYQGDISNWSEVGGPDREIYAVGRAEGSGTDTTFRLNMLGDAKAEMEVDTRLGQNQQVQQTLQDNDNAIGYMALAFSGSGIQAVAIDFDGTVYEPDPDAENTIFDAEYPLNRDLHMYTRINDDTPDGTDKREAAFLNMFLTDFGQQVFVEDENYITLPTADLEAEREKLPDQE from the coding sequence ATGTCACGGGATGCGGAGCGTCAGGCGGACTGGGTATCACGACGAAAATACCTGCTTGCATCTGCTGGTGTGGGAGCTGCTGGACTCGCCGGATGTCTCGGGAGCGGGAGTTCCGATTCCGGATCTTCGGACACGCTGAGCGCCGAAGGATCCTCGACGGTGTACCCCATTTCGAACACGGGTAGTTCCTACTGGAACTCCAACTCGCCACCGGACGACGGCGAGTACTGGGGGTCTAGTGATGAGTCGACGGTCCCAGGGTGGGATCAGATCGAGACTGACAAAAACATTGCCGACTACTTCGCAGGACTGTACGGCTTCGAGGCGACCGGCGAACGGTCGAATCCACCGTTCAGCACGCAGGTCGCACTGAGCCACTCCGGAACTGGCTGTGAGGCCGTCCGCGACGGCCTCGTCGATATCGGCAACTCCTCGGGACCGATCACCGCAGAGCTCGATATCAGCGAAGACGAACGAGACGAAAACTACGTCGACCACGTCGTCGGTCGCGACGGTCAGCCCGTCTTCGTCAGTCAGGAAATTTACGATAGCGGCGTCGAACAGCTCACCGGCGAAGAGATTCGGGGTATCTACCAGGGGGATATCTCCAACTGGAGCGAGGTCGGCGGCCCCGATCGAGAAATCTACGCGGTCGGTCGTGCCGAGGGATCGGGAACCGACACCACCTTCCGATTGAATATGCTCGGCGACGCTAAGGCGGAGATGGAAGTTGATACTCGCCTCGGGCAGAACCAGCAGGTCCAGCAGACCCTGCAGGATAACGACAACGCGATTGGCTACATGGCACTGGCGTTCTCAGGGTCGGGCATTCAGGCAGTCGCCATCGACTTTGATGGAACTGTCTACGAGCCAGATCCCGACGCCGAGAATACAATCTTCGACGCCGAGTATCCGCTGAACCGCGACCTTCACATGTACACTCGTATCAACGACGACACGCCCGACGGGACGGACAAGCGTGAAGCCGCGTTCCTCAATATGTTCCTGACCGACTTCGGCCAACAAGTGTTCGTCGAAGACGAGAACTACATTACGTTGCCGACCGCCGATCTGGAAGCTGAGAGGGAAAAGCTCCCCGATCAGGAGTAG
- the pstC gene encoding phosphate ABC transporter permease subunit PstC yields MSSQTGFGIRSWRKHVEQRLRQTREFVNETESAALATVILSIGSLLAAFGGFLLASSWTAIPFAMFLVSTGYGWVRYQALIARTVTFAMTSVTIVTLGLIVVFIFYEAIPVFQYESATVFGVSVPGLGMFIQTRWDAVTDPVRYSLLPMIHGTVMVTAIATLVAAPLGVAAALFIAEIAPPTVRELVKPGIEILAGIPSIVYGFIGFTVINPWASTEFALNGGSTYLFVGLVVGLMALPTVVSVAEDALTSVPNSMKDGSLALGATDWQSMTSITIPAAFSGVSAAVLLGIGRAIGETMAATVMLAGTQAIPDPVTNVFYGYETLTSLIARGYGPSTGVHESALFAAGIVLFVTVLCLSIFSQYIEMRMRKRLGGAES; encoded by the coding sequence ATGAGTTCACAAACTGGTTTCGGGATTCGGAGTTGGAGGAAACACGTCGAGCAGCGGCTTCGCCAGACTCGAGAATTCGTCAACGAGACGGAGTCGGCCGCGCTCGCGACAGTCATCCTGTCGATTGGGTCGCTTCTGGCCGCATTCGGGGGCTTTCTGCTGGCGTCATCGTGGACGGCTATTCCCTTTGCCATGTTTCTCGTTTCGACTGGCTACGGTTGGGTCAGATACCAGGCCTTAATCGCACGGACCGTCACGTTCGCCATGACCAGCGTGACCATCGTCACATTGGGACTGATCGTTGTATTCATCTTTTACGAGGCGATTCCGGTGTTCCAGTACGAGAGCGCGACCGTATTCGGCGTCTCTGTGCCTGGACTGGGGATGTTCATCCAGACGCGGTGGGACGCGGTCACTGATCCCGTTCGCTACTCGCTGCTGCCGATGATCCACGGAACCGTGATGGTGACGGCCATTGCGACCCTCGTGGCGGCCCCGCTGGGAGTGGCAGCGGCGCTGTTCATCGCAGAGATTGCGCCGCCGACCGTTCGAGAACTCGTCAAACCCGGTATCGAGATACTAGCGGGCATTCCCTCGATCGTCTACGGTTTCATCGGCTTTACGGTAATTAACCCGTGGGCGAGCACCGAGTTCGCACTCAACGGCGGGTCGACGTATCTGTTCGTTGGGTTAGTTGTCGGACTGATGGCGCTACCGACGGTCGTCTCCGTCGCCGAAGACGCCCTGACAAGCGTTCCTAACTCGATGAAGGACGGCTCGCTCGCTCTCGGCGCAACTGACTGGCAGTCGATGACGTCAATTACGATTCCTGCGGCGTTTTCGGGTGTCTCGGCGGCCGTACTGCTCGGTATCGGCCGCGCCATCGGTGAGACGATGGCCGCGACGGTAATGCTCGCAGGAACCCAGGCAATTCCCGATCCGGTAACCAACGTCTTCTACGGCTATGAGACGCTAACGTCGCTGATCGCTCGAGGCTACGGCCCTTCCACCGGCGTCCACGAAAGTGCACTCTTCGCCGCGGGCATCGTCCTGTTTGTGACCGTACTGTGTCTCAGTATCTTCTCACAGTACATTGAAATGCGCATGCGCAAGCGCCTCGGAGGGGCCGAGTCATGA
- the pstA gene encoding phosphate ABC transporter permease PstA — protein sequence MSRATKTALVREGRSTYQGAVAATVGLSGVAFVVGLLTLADILEITAPVAGVQLSTALGIALLSLGIGVIGFGLASRLDYVDTGPQSSAGIVAAVAFTGVWFAIGALVAGAAGLGTVGWMAVGLVAGAVAFAVTAFPREDIGSTLPAGSVAVLGGVALATGIIGPGWEWVLVSYNATLFGDTTVPVVVIFASLLTGWSAAKAYGGFGSRGRNIGAYVLIYLVVLSILSVLVGLVGFVVVKGLPGLFHGFSVGGGQVISWPFLTNGASLIVDVAGVFPALVGTIWLVIGAVLFAVPTGVGAAVFLSEYAEQGRFTGAVEIATNGLWSTPSIVFGLFGAAFLIPRFGNQKSLIAGMLTLGFMLLPLVLITSREAILAVPDEYRDASAALGVSKWKTIRSVVLPAAIPGITTGVILGIGRIAGETAPILLTTGGGVLPGKSAAPSVLGGFQLSFSPPFVSNPSLLEATSALPYQLYALITAGLSGNIEDPTQFAWGLALTLLLVVLVFYAIGIATRYYFRKKLHQ from the coding sequence ATGAGCCGTGCGACCAAAACCGCACTCGTCCGGGAAGGCCGCAGCACCTATCAGGGTGCCGTCGCCGCTACGGTCGGTCTCTCCGGAGTAGCGTTTGTCGTCGGACTACTCACATTGGCAGATATCCTCGAAATCACCGCCCCCGTCGCAGGTGTCCAGCTATCGACAGCGCTGGGAATAGCGCTGCTTTCGCTCGGGATCGGAGTCATCGGCTTCGGTCTCGCCTCGCGTCTGGACTACGTTGATACCGGACCCCAATCCAGCGCAGGTATTGTCGCCGCGGTCGCGTTCACTGGCGTCTGGTTCGCGATCGGCGCACTCGTCGCTGGCGCGGCTGGCCTCGGAACGGTCGGTTGGATGGCCGTCGGACTGGTCGCCGGGGCGGTCGCATTTGCTGTGACCGCGTTCCCCCGTGAAGATATCGGCTCGACGCTGCCGGCTGGAAGCGTGGCCGTCCTCGGCGGAGTAGCGCTCGCAACCGGCATCATCGGTCCCGGTTGGGAGTGGGTACTCGTCAGCTACAACGCGACCCTGTTCGGTGACACCACTGTCCCAGTCGTCGTGATATTCGCATCGCTTCTAACCGGCTGGTCGGCCGCCAAAGCCTACGGAGGATTTGGTTCCCGCGGGCGCAACATCGGCGCGTATGTCTTGATCTATTTGGTCGTCCTATCGATCCTCTCAGTCCTGGTTGGACTCGTTGGATTCGTCGTGGTCAAAGGGCTACCCGGCCTGTTCCACGGGTTCTCTGTCGGTGGCGGACAAGTGATCAGTTGGCCGTTCCTGACTAACGGCGCTTCGTTGATAGTCGACGTTGCAGGTGTGTTTCCCGCACTGGTCGGCACGATCTGGCTGGTCATCGGCGCCGTTCTTTTCGCAGTTCCGACCGGTGTCGGCGCTGCGGTCTTCCTCAGCGAGTATGCTGAGCAGGGTCGGTTCACTGGTGCCGTTGAAATAGCGACCAACGGTCTCTGGAGCACGCCCAGCATCGTCTTCGGACTCTTCGGCGCTGCCTTCCTCATTCCACGCTTTGGCAACCAGAAATCGCTGATCGCGGGCATGCTGACGCTCGGATTCATGCTACTGCCGTTAGTGCTGATCACGAGCCGCGAGGCGATTCTGGCAGTCCCCGACGAGTATCGCGACGCCAGTGCAGCGCTGGGCGTTTCGAAATGGAAAACGATCCGCAGCGTCGTCCTCCCCGCGGCGATCCCGGGAATTACGACGGGCGTTATCCTGGGGATCGGCCGCATCGCCGGGGAAACGGCACCCATCCTGCTGACGACCGGCGGAGGCGTCTTACCGGGTAAGTCAGCCGCTCCAAGCGTTCTGGGCGGTTTCCAGCTAAGCTTCTCGCCCCCCTTCGTCAGCAATCCCTCGCTGCTCGAGGCGACAAGTGCGCTGCCCTACCAGTTGTATGCACTCATCACGGCGGGTCTCAGCGGGAACATCGAGGACCCCACGCAGTTCGCGTGGGGACTGGCACTGACGCTACTGCTCGTCGTGTTGGTGTTCTATGCGATCGGCATCGCGACGCGGTACTACTTCAGAAAGAAACTCCACCAATGA
- the pstB gene encoding phosphate ABC transporter ATP-binding protein PstB, translated as MSQTDPANATDVTSRTDEQTVSTTDGETVEETQPEWTNYDADGETKLAVENLDVHYGDDHALKDVSIDIPEQSVTALIGPSGCGKSTFLRCLNRMNDRIRSASINGTVELDGEDIYQDGVDLVELRKRVGMVFQSPNPFPKSIRANVSYGPRKHGDIETGLLAQLTGRADPEREEELVRLSLERAALWEEVSDRLEDNALGLSGGQQQRLCIARCLAVDPEVILMDEPASALDPIATSKIEDLIEDLAQDYTVVVVTHSMQQAARVSDQTAVFLTGGELVEYDDTEKIFESPESQRVEDYISGKFG; from the coding sequence ATGAGTCAAACAGATCCTGCAAACGCGACTGACGTGACCAGCCGTACAGACGAACAGACAGTATCGACGACCGACGGCGAAACCGTCGAGGAAACGCAACCGGAGTGGACCAACTATGATGCCGACGGTGAAACGAAACTCGCAGTCGAAAATCTGGACGTCCACTACGGCGACGACCACGCACTGAAGGATGTCTCGATAGATATCCCCGAACAGAGCGTCACAGCACTTATCGGACCCTCCGGTTGTGGCAAGTCGACGTTCCTACGGTGTCTCAACCGGATGAACGACCGCATCCGTAGCGCCAGCATCAACGGGACGGTCGAACTCGACGGCGAGGACATCTACCAGGACGGAGTCGATCTCGTCGAGTTACGCAAGCGCGTGGGTATGGTATTCCAGAGCCCGAACCCCTTCCCGAAATCGATCCGAGCGAACGTCTCCTACGGGCCGCGAAAACACGGTGACATCGAGACGGGATTACTCGCGCAACTGACCGGTCGCGCCGACCCCGAGAGAGAAGAGGAACTCGTCAGGCTCTCTCTCGAGCGAGCCGCGCTGTGGGAGGAGGTCAGCGATCGACTGGAAGACAACGCACTGGGTCTGTCAGGTGGCCAGCAACAGCGGCTCTGTATCGCCCGGTGTCTGGCAGTTGATCCCGAAGTTATTCTGATGGACGAGCCGGCCTCAGCGCTAGATCCGATCGCTACCTCGAAGATAGAGGACCTTATCGAGGATCTCGCACAAGACTATACGGTCGTTGTCGTCACCCATAGCATGCAACAGGCGGCCCGGGTCTCCGATCAGACGGCAGTCTTCCTAACCGGTGGCGAACTCGTCGAGTACGACGACACCGAGAAGATTTTCGAGAGTCCCGAAAGCCAGCGCGTTGAGGACTATATCAGCGGTAAATTCGGGTGA
- the phoU gene encoding phosphate signaling complex protein PhoU — translation MAREEYRESLTELRANVESMAETVLTQLRQALVALEDSNEALAREVIDGDETVNERYLDLEGDCIDLLALEQPVASDLRFVAASFKILTDLERIGDLATNLANYALADVSEGFSGVDSYGIGEEVRDQVQAAIGAYVTDDADVCRTIASRDDEIDALCQRASEAVVRELIARESDTWSVEQVLDDVSRVLLTIRDLERIGDHAVNIAARTHYMVENDPALIY, via the coding sequence ATGGCCCGCGAGGAATACCGCGAATCGCTCACCGAGTTGCGTGCCAACGTCGAATCGATGGCCGAGACAGTACTGACCCAGCTCCGGCAAGCGCTGGTCGCGCTTGAAGACAGCAACGAGGCGTTGGCTCGCGAGGTGATCGATGGCGATGAAACCGTCAACGAACGGTACCTCGACCTCGAGGGCGACTGTATAGACTTACTCGCCCTCGAACAGCCCGTCGCCTCTGACCTGCGATTCGTCGCCGCTTCATTCAAGATCCTCACCGACCTCGAACGGATCGGTGACCTGGCGACGAACCTCGCTAACTACGCGCTGGCCGATGTCTCGGAGGGGTTCTCCGGAGTCGATAGCTACGGGATCGGCGAAGAAGTTCGCGACCAAGTGCAAGCGGCAATCGGCGCCTACGTCACGGACGACGCAGACGTCTGTCGGACGATTGCCAGCCGTGACGACGAAATCGATGCGCTGTGTCAGCGTGCCAGCGAGGCGGTCGTGCGCGAACTGATCGCACGCGAGTCCGATACGTGGAGCGTCGAGCAGGTATTGGACGATGTCTCGCGGGTACTGCTGACGATCCGCGACCTTGAGCGAATCGGTGACCACGCCGTCAATATCGCTGCACGTACTCACTACATGGTCGAGAACGATCCAGCATTGATCTACTGA
- a CDS encoding AbrB/MazE/SpoVT family DNA-binding domain-containing protein, with protein sequence METRKLQEVGGGTYTVSIPKEWATDNRLEAGMELRLYSHLDGSIVVRSSAEDVEQLAGATVEVDGDDPERIQRAIRTAHADGFETVTLTPRTSFTDAGRRGARSAVRNLVGMDILSESKTEITVKHLLDSSNVSIHQALVQLQYVALSLHGDATAAFVDADDDAHAHIDKRANRAARFARMITRHFSRSLVSLDELDRLNVSRTDLFDYYTTARRLDAVVDRAVRTARIGEKLPEPLSEEVAADVRSASENARSSVDDAVTAVLEERDCVRTAHEAIEHRDEAVAAVETLEQTLFDGSRVESVPTAVALTSALDHLRRTANHGRAVATIAVRAAVRTENLDSRT encoded by the coding sequence ATGGAAACGAGAAAGCTACAGGAGGTCGGCGGTGGTACCTACACCGTCTCGATTCCCAAGGAGTGGGCGACCGACAACCGGCTGGAGGCTGGCATGGAGCTACGGCTGTACTCGCACCTCGACGGATCGATCGTTGTCCGTTCTTCGGCAGAGGATGTCGAACAACTGGCCGGGGCAACCGTCGAAGTTGACGGTGACGACCCCGAGAGGATCCAACGAGCGATCCGGACGGCCCACGCTGATGGCTTCGAGACCGTCACACTAACGCCGAGAACGTCGTTCACCGACGCTGGACGCCGAGGGGCACGGTCGGCAGTGCGCAACTTAGTTGGGATGGATATTCTCTCCGAGTCCAAAACGGAAATCACGGTAAAGCACCTGCTTGACTCCTCGAACGTCTCGATTCACCAGGCGCTCGTTCAACTCCAGTACGTCGCGCTGTCCCTACACGGAGACGCGACAGCCGCGTTTGTCGACGCGGACGATGACGCTCACGCCCACATCGATAAGCGCGCAAACAGAGCTGCCCGCTTCGCCCGGATGATCACTAGGCACTTCTCGCGGTCGCTAGTGTCGCTCGACGAACTCGACCGGCTTAACGTTTCGCGGACAGATCTGTTCGACTACTACACGACCGCCCGCCGACTCGACGCCGTCGTCGACCGGGCAGTTCGGACCGCTCGTATCGGTGAGAAACTCCCAGAACCACTCTCTGAAGAGGTCGCCGCGGACGTACGTTCGGCTTCCGAGAACGCCAGAAGTTCCGTTGACGACGCGGTGACCGCGGTCCTCGAGGAGCGAGACTGTGTCAGAACGGCCCACGAGGCAATAGAACATCGCGACGAGGCCGTCGCGGCAGTCGAGACGCTCGAACAGACGCTGTTCGACGGCTCGCGCGTGGAGTCGGTTCCCACGGCAGTCGCGCTGACCAGCGCACTCGACCACCTCCGCAGAACTGCCAACCACGGTCGCGCCGTCGCCACGATCGCCGTTCGGGCCGCAGTACGTACTGAAAATCTTGACAGCCGGACCTGA
- a CDS encoding alpha/beta hydrolase, which yields MPTIPLEERRATELDSDAQAVLDTLVEVDAPDITHLSPEQARALLGDFFTPDVEPEPIATVDERKIRADARDIRVRIYDPGPGRNLPAVVYFHGGGWVVGNLDTHDTVARALASEGECVVVSVDYRKGPEHPFPGAVEDAYLATKWVADRADEIGAGRGLAVAGESAGGTLATVVAQMAIEKDIGSPQIDHQLLFYPVTNHSYTTRSYEENSENYFLTARGMVWFWNHYLRDDTDGANPRASPLRAPRRVLAELPPVTLFTSGYDPLRDEQFAYGEALEDAGVSVEHVHYEDMIHDFVNMSQLSEPFSDIEAANDAHERAGEALRTVFE from the coding sequence ATGCCTACTATACCACTCGAAGAGCGACGCGCTACAGAACTCGATTCGGATGCCCAGGCAGTGTTGGACACGCTAGTGGAAGTGGACGCACCAGATATCACCCACTTGTCTCCTGAACAGGCCCGAGCGCTGCTCGGCGACTTCTTCACGCCGGACGTCGAACCCGAACCGATCGCTACAGTGGACGAGCGCAAAATTCGGGCGGACGCGCGTGACATCCGGGTGCGGATCTACGATCCGGGCCCGGGCCGAAACCTCCCTGCAGTCGTCTACTTCCACGGCGGTGGCTGGGTCGTCGGCAACTTGGATACGCACGATACGGTCGCCCGCGCGCTGGCGAGCGAGGGCGAGTGCGTCGTTGTCTCCGTCGATTACCGAAAGGGGCCGGAGCATCCGTTTCCCGGTGCCGTCGAGGATGCTTACCTTGCGACGAAGTGGGTGGCAGATCGCGCGGACGAGATCGGGGCCGGTCGGGGACTTGCCGTCGCCGGCGAAAGCGCAGGCGGGACGCTCGCAACCGTCGTCGCGCAGATGGCTATCGAAAAGGATATCGGCTCCCCGCAAATCGACCATCAGCTGTTGTTCTACCCAGTGACAAATCACTCGTATACTACCCGATCCTACGAGGAAAACTCGGAGAACTACTTCCTGACAGCTCGAGGGATGGTGTGGTTCTGGAACCACTATCTTCGTGACGACACTGACGGAGCTAACCCACGCGCGTCGCCGCTTCGGGCTCCCCGACGAGTCCTCGCCGAGTTGCCCCCAGTGACGCTGTTCACCAGCGGATACGATCCCCTCCGCGACGAACAGTTCGCCTACGGCGAGGCGCTCGAGGATGCGGGCGTTTCCGTCGAGCACGTTCATTATGAGGACATGATTCACGACTTCGTTAACATGAGTCAACTCTCGGAACCGTTCTCCGATATCGAAGCAGCAAACGATGCACACGAACGCGCTGGCGAAGCGCTCCGGACGGTCTTCGAATGA
- a CDS encoding TetR/AcrR family transcriptional regulator — protein sequence MPGFSDEKREQIREQLVESGRELLLTYGPKKTTVKDVTDPVGIAKPTFYQFFDAKSDLYIEILQREFEEYMENVRSELAGVDEPQEALERLFWCYAEFGEGNPFIQQTVIQGNYQEIIGSGSEKQLEELVQAEMAEFIPLLEGIQSRSDGPLAEMDPFIVLGLMGSSIGLLVLHRDEYEQYEGQFEGVEQGYYGQVQEALISTLARGLTVEG from the coding sequence ATGCCCGGTTTCAGCGATGAGAAACGAGAACAAATCAGAGAACAACTCGTCGAGAGCGGCCGAGAGCTCCTGCTCACGTACGGGCCGAAGAAAACGACTGTGAAGGACGTTACAGATCCCGTTGGAATTGCGAAGCCAACGTTTTACCAGTTTTTCGACGCAAAATCGGACCTCTACATCGAAATTCTCCAGCGCGAATTTGAGGAGTACATGGAGAACGTGCGTTCAGAGCTCGCGGGTGTAGACGAACCGCAGGAAGCGCTGGAGCGATTATTCTGGTGCTACGCTGAGTTCGGCGAAGGAAACCCGTTCATCCAACAAACGGTCATACAGGGTAACTACCAAGAAATCATCGGGAGCGGGTCTGAGAAGCAACTCGAGGAGCTCGTTCAGGCGGAAATGGCGGAGTTCATCCCCCTTCTCGAAGGCATCCAGAGCCGGAGTGACGGACCGCTCGCGGAAATGGATCCATTCATCGTGCTAGGACTTATGGGATCTTCGATCGGGCTCTTGGTACTACACCGGGACGAGTACGAGCAATACGAGGGTCAGTTTGAGGGCGTTGAGCAAGGCTACTACGGACAGGTACAGGAGGCGTTAATCTCGACACTCGCGAGAGGTCTCACCGTTGAAGGGTAA
- a CDS encoding ABC transporter ATP-binding protein: MGALEVNDLTKDYGSVLGVDSLSFSVEDGEIFGFLGPNGAGKTTLIRTLLGLISPTSGTATVLGADVRNEDALIEAKQRIGYLPAHLGFNEEVTGQRVLNYHASVKGDRRRSELLDVFTPPVERPIREYSTGNKRMLGIVQAFMHDPDLVIMDEPTSGLDPLKQEEFNEFIRGERERGTTIFFSSHVLSEVRRVCDRVGILREGRLVGLEDIDTLLDQGGKRVHVRTADGERVDFSGLDGAFDVTTVGEEIQFIYAGNYNPLFQALARHDVHEVEIREPPLEDIFMHFYGTDGSEANPPMEGTNV, translated from the coding sequence ATGGGCGCACTAGAAGTGAACGATTTGACGAAGGACTACGGGAGCGTTCTCGGAGTCGACTCGCTGTCGTTCTCCGTCGAAGACGGCGAAATATTCGGGTTCCTCGGTCCGAACGGAGCCGGAAAGACGACGCTGATTAGGACGCTGCTCGGCTTGATCTCCCCGACATCGGGTACTGCGACGGTCCTCGGGGCAGACGTACGCAATGAAGATGCGCTGATTGAGGCGAAACAACGGATCGGGTACCTGCCGGCGCACCTCGGGTTCAATGAGGAGGTGACCGGCCAGCGCGTCCTCAACTATCACGCTTCCGTCAAAGGGGATCGACGTCGTTCGGAACTGCTCGATGTCTTTACGCCGCCGGTTGAACGCCCGATCCGCGAGTACTCGACCGGCAACAAGCGGATGCTCGGAATCGTACAGGCATTCATGCACGATCCCGACCTCGTCATTATGGACGAACCGACCTCGGGATTGGATCCGCTCAAACAGGAGGAGTTCAACGAGTTCATTCGCGGCGAACGCGAGCGCGGGACGACCATCTTCTTCTCCTCGCACGTATTGAGCGAGGTTCGGCGCGTCTGTGACCGCGTCGGCATTCTCCGTGAGGGGCGACTCGTCGGACTCGAAGACATCGATACGCTCCTCGATCAGGGCGGTAAACGCGTCCACGTCCGTACCGCCGACGGCGAACGGGTGGACTTCAGTGGTCTCGACGGCGCTTTCGACGTGACCACCGTCGGTGAGGAGATCCAGTTCATCTACGCCGGCAACTACAACCCGCTGTTTCAGGCGCTCGCGCGACACGATGTCCACGAGGTCGAAATCCGCGAGCCGCCGCTCGAAGATATCTTCATGCACTTCTACGGAACCGACGGTTCCGAAGCGAATCCGCCGATGGAGGGTACCAATGTTTGA
- a CDS encoding ABC transporter permease subunit: protein MFETARYEASRRLRGTAALAGGIAVLVAFFVWYFSVLDVEGLTQAMESLPPAMLEAFGIETIATIEGFLAAEVYNFVWVLGLGLYFAYAAGGLIAGDVEHDRMDLLVSFPVSRSWLLIEKFSALLVPIIAVNIVVAAVVYGGAAAIGESIDLAHLVLVHALSIPYLLTCAAIGTVFSVIFDRADVAKRAAIGLVFALFLIKSVTANAEGYEWIQNVSPMNYYEPTPILIDGTYQLADVGVLLVVFTVLLIGSQVVFQRRDI from the coding sequence ATGTTTGAAACCGCGCGGTACGAGGCGAGCCGCCGACTCCGCGGGACAGCCGCATTAGCGGGCGGGATCGCTGTTCTCGTGGCATTTTTCGTCTGGTACTTCTCGGTGCTTGACGTCGAAGGGCTGACGCAGGCGATGGAATCGCTGCCACCCGCGATGCTCGAGGCGTTCGGCATCGAGACGATTGCGACGATCGAGGGCTTTCTCGCGGCGGAAGTCTACAATTTCGTCTGGGTGCTCGGGCTCGGGTTGTACTTCGCGTATGCGGCGGGCGGTTTGATTGCTGGCGATGTCGAGCATGATCGGATGGATCTGTTGGTGTCGTTCCCCGTCTCTCGGTCGTGGTTACTGATCGAGAAGTTCAGCGCGTTGCTCGTTCCGATCATTGCGGTCAACATCGTTGTCGCTGCCGTCGTCTACGGGGGTGCAGCCGCTATCGGTGAGTCCATCGATTTGGCCCACCTGGTGCTCGTGCACGCGCTCTCGATCCCGTACCTGTTGACCTGCGCAGCGATTGGGACCGTCTTCTCGGTGATCTTCGACCGAGCAGATGTCGCAAAACGCGCCGCGATCGGGCTCGTCTTCGCGCTATTCCTCATCAAGTCGGTCACCGCGAACGCCGAGGGGTATGAGTGGATTCAGAACGTCAGTCCGATGAACTACTACGAACCGACGCCAATCCTCATCGACGGCACGTATCAGCTTGCGGATGTCGGAGTACTCCTCGTGGTCTTTACCGTTCTGTTGATCGGCAGTCAGGTGGTGTTCCAGCGACGAGACATCTAA